cattgaaCACGTTAACTAATGAAGATCCTGTACTGCATATCCTTAATGTTATGAGGAGCCTAAAGGATTTCCTAAACCACGGGTAAAAAAATGCGTAGATAATTGGATTCATGCCTGAGTTCATGAAGGTTAACCATATTAAAACGGTATATAAGTAAAGGGGAAGGGAAAATTCGAAGAACTGATTAATAACTGTATAAGTATAAAATGGCAACCAACAGCTAAGGAAAACTGATATTACTATACCTAACGTCTTTGCGGCTTTTCTTTCTGATTTGATAGAATTCAGAATTTTGCTTTGCTGATGGCGTATCTTCTGTTGTGCAGATATTGCACTTGCTTGCCTTTGTGCCACTACGAAAATTTGCCCGTAAAGACTTATTATAATTGAAAAAGGAAGGATAAATGAAATGATGAGATCTGTAGTATTCCACGATGGTGTGAGCATTATTACACAGTCTCCAGGACAAGGGTCCAGCCCAATGACTCCCTCTAGGTTACCGTCGAAGAGAAACATTGAGCAGGAATAAGTAAACGCGAACAGCCACACAATTCCAACTGCGAGAGATGCCACGCGAACTGTTACCTTCGAAGAATAAATGAATGGCTTACAGACTGCAATGTTTCGATCGATGGCTATTAATACCATATTGATTATCGACGTGACAGTAAAACAACAAAGGGCAATCGAATAAATAACACATGAAGTATTTCCGAAATACCAACAAGTTTCTATAAATTGAAAAACCATTATTGGCATGACAATAATTCCAATCATACAGTCGGCTACAGCCAGCGAGAGCACAAGCACATTAGTTGGTGTGTGGAGCTGCTTAAAATGAGAGATCGAAATAATTACCACGAGATTTCCATAAAAAGTGAGCATTCCCGCAACAGAAGCACAAAAATACAGCGTCACAACAGTCAATGGTGTTCGAGGTTCTTTGACGCAAGAAACGTTTTCTGAATGATAGCAGTACTCCACGCTGAGGTTTTTTTGCATCTCTGGTAGCTTTCTGACGTGcagttatttattgaagaaaacgTTCTTAAGTTTGAATCATGATACTGTTTTGTAGAAAACGATAGCTAACTGCTCATTTATAGAAACTACTTCACGTGCACGCCCATTTCCAGGTGAACACAAAGCCTTGCAGTACCTCCCACTTCTCATtattatttaagtaataaaattaattgttttgtaCATTCTGTCGTCCAtagaatattaatataatattgatctaATTATATTAGTAGCATGTtgattattttagtttattacCCAAAACTGATAGTATAAGAAGCTATTTTGTACTTTCAAAATAGGGTTTTCTTGCTGTTGTTTCTTTTCACGTGACCctttttgtgatcaaatatttatttagttttcaacaataaaaataagcagatttaaaaaaaaaaactcatcctACCCAGTGCAATAACTCCCTTCCCAACATGAAAACTACCCCCGACCCTCCCAGGAGTTGTGAAGTTTCAAACTATAGATATATAAAACCATGACAGGTACTTGACAATAatggtgcaaaaataaaaaaagaaaaaaaatctttaaacatcattaaaatatttaatattatgtttcctTAGACTTGTGACTAACGAAATTTCGACATTCATATCATGAAACACAATTGTTACTATGAATCtactattaaaaataagaaaatataaaacacaataatacTTTTAACTTACTATATGccatttttgaaagcaaaacTTAGTTGGCACCCCAAAAATATATTTGACTAAGAGATATTAATTTATTGTgtctttaatattttgtattagttacactttaaaaaaaactgcgtTCAGTTTTTAAGATTTACACATATCAATTGCATGACAAATTTCCATCAAACTTAATCtta
The sequence above is drawn from the Erpetoichthys calabaricus chromosome 3, fErpCal1.3, whole genome shotgun sequence genome and encodes:
- the LOC127526949 gene encoding trace amine-associated receptor 13c-like; this encodes MQKNLSVEYCYHSENVSCVKEPRTPLTVVTLYFCASVAGMLTFYGNLVVIISISHFKQLHTPTNVLVLSLAVADCMIGIIVMPIMVFQFIETCWYFGNTSCVIYSIALCCFTVTSIINMVLIAIDRNIAVCKPFIYSSKVTVRVASLAVGIVWLFAFTYSCSMFLFDGNLEGVIGLDPCPGDCVIMLTPSWNTTDLIISFILPFSIIISLYGQIFVVAQRQASAISAQQKIRHQQSKILNSIKSERKAAKTLGIVISVFLSCWLPFYTYTVINQFFEFSLPLYLYTVLIWLTFMNSGMNPIIYAFFYPWFRKSFRLLITLRICSTGSSLVNVFNEN